ATAACTTTATAACAGAAACAAAATATGGGTAAACCTTTGAAGATTTCTATTTCTTCCTGTGCGTCCCAATTTTTGAAACTTTCTTCATTAACCAATAGAatgttgtttatttattttaaaactcgTTTTTATCAAATTCATATTTGAGATGCACCATTCTAATgggtataattttttatatggatatatttaacttttgtttcaatgactaatttaaaattatttttttatgctgaatcttatttatatttctttaatttttaaaaaaaatattattttaaagtctTTGCTAACTTATTGCTAGCCCAAAATCGTTAAGTAAGAGCAAAGATTTAactaaagaagaagagaaagctagaaaagctaaaaagaaagaatttgaaaaaaaaaactttgtaaTGGAAGAACATCTTTAATTGCTTTGATTTTAGTTGAATGCAAATGTAATTTTATGTGcaaaaaaaatatctcataTTTATTACGATATAACTTAGAATAAGTTATTTCAAAGTTAATAAAATACTAGTCACTTGTTACAATTTCATACattgattttttgttgttaaaaatcttattaatatatatgaagATTCAAATAGTTTAATTCAAAACTCTAAAATATTGGACAAAGTTCATGACTATAaggaaaaaatgttttttttttctaaatatcaGATATCACTTTGTgatacatataataattttttgctagtgattataagaaaatttttgttgaaaattaaatttagttgtaactggaaatattgaaattaaaatgtgttaatattgaaagaaaatttaatttattactatgactatataataaaattgtcggaagaaaagtaatttttattcattgttgTCGAGTATTCGTATTGGAGTTTCACTAATCCAAATTCGTGCCACATAAAGCCCCTTTGGGATGAAACTCCCTACTAAGGATTTTTTCATGCACTTGAACTTGAGACCTTTGGTTAACGGAGGAACAACTTCAATCTAATGCACTGTATCTTTTAGTgataatagttttttttggtattaataaagaattgaaaataatatttagttctatacaatttataatttttttcttattatcttaAACAAGAGGTTCATACTACCACTAAGAGTATGAACAAATATTGTTGCTATACAATTAagagttttttcttttgtagcttgcttatcaaaaacaaatattgttgttatacaataaaaaagggataaactacatacaataatattttcaaactaattttataaatacataGAAGTTTTCGAAATATAAATTTCACAATAAATACAtcattagaatatttttttatgctcAATATAATTGATGATGCTAGCTAGTAGAATTTGACGAATTTGAGACCAAGGTGAAATGTGCACTTGCAAGAAAATTATCTACGCCTTTTTGACGATTAGGGTTACTcatatttgaactttttgatCTTTCATTAAAAGTATCTAACCCCTTTtcacattttcttaaaaattattactactttgattatgaaatttaatcggttttaaatttctaatatcaaataaaatcaaattaaaaaataatcgtCGATTtggtttagattttttatttttttgggttcGATAGTAATAAGTTTGTTCAGGACATACATTTCGATAAACACAAATACCAAATACATGAATAATTTACGTAAAAGCTATTATACAAAACAAAGTGATTCATactatttagaaaataaaaaaactcaatatTGTCAATAACATAAAGTGGTTCAATACTCTAGAGATTTCAGTATCTTATCAATAtacttttcaataaaattacaccttaaaatattgaaaaattacttcttaaaaaaatcaatatttcatAGTCAAAACTAATCAATTATCATATTCTTTAGCGGgaactttaaaatattcaatattgcGTTAGAAAAAGTTTATATAGAACCGAAAAAGCATGATCTTAAAagtaatgaatattgagggattTAGACTTAAAGTTTTAATAGTTGGGCAAATATTTAAGTGTTGGGCTTAGAAAGTagtaaaattaaagatttaattaaaatttatcaaaatacttctattttatttataaataattataaattttttatataacttcATGGTTCGCTTTTGTTATTTTTGCGGTAAATGTTTAGTAAaatcaatatcaaatcaaatagtatcgatttttcaaaatttaaactaaatctaaccaaatatcaatttttttaatcgaTTTGATTTAAATTGCGGTTCAGTTTGATTTTATAACCATAACCATGAACAACCCTATTGTTGTTAATTACTGAATtatattttagaatttaaatttatatcttcATAAGATCTAAAGATATATACAAAAGTATTggaacaactttcacatataacaaacacaaaattcatatttgtatgttatactATAGTTAGCATGATTGCGCtttatagcaaacataaatatgtatatttcactatacatatacaaaagaaagtggttaataaaatttctaattaccaaaaaaataaataaagcagTTGTAtaatttcgctatacatatcAAAAGAAAACAGTTGTATACTCTATTTtggtatacatatataaaaggtCAATTGTATAatgtgtgtttgtataaaacgagaaagagagaaagataaCAGAAAATTGGGCAGAAAAAGAACgtatttgtataatcataagtgtataggatgaaactatatacatttgtatttgcatatacaattttctctcgttttatacaaacacaaacacaatgtatacatttttatttgtataaagtggATAAGCGAGTGAGAGAGCGAGATCACAGAGAGGGAAGAGAGGggaacaaatatatatgtatataaacaaaattttgtcACTTtgtacaaacacaaacacattttatacatttgcatttttgtataaagtgagagaggcgagtgagcgAGTGAGATCTGGGAGAGTAGTGAACAAGGTCTgggagaggggaacaaaaatatatgcatatttacaattttatctcgctttatacaaacacaaacacattttatacatttgcgtttgtataaaaagcgagagaggcgagggagAGAACGAGACTGGAGAGCGAGATTCACCAGGAGAGAGGTGAAATAACAACAATTTTCTATGGGGTACAACTAAAtcaaggaaaaattgtatataatagcaaactaataacctaaaataaatggaatagctaggttttgatttaattgtgctccatagcaaacattagctaaaatttgccagcgtatctctcccaaaaatctcgctcgccactctccattctcactcgcctctctcgctttatacgcagaagtgtataattctgtttctgttttgtataaagcgagagaaaattatatatacacatgcaaaaatgtatatcttcgtgttatacacttaattataaaatttacaaacattttattccaaatattgcagagaaaaaggccaacgaattatacaattgcagtgaaatacaattttctctagctttatacaacagaagtgtatatattgtgtttctgtttttgtataaagcgagaaaaacatatatcttcttgctatacacttataattatgcaatatacatacattttaattcgattcaactgtatgcatagcaaattatacaattgcagcgaaataggccagcgaattatacaattgtacatgtatagcgaattatacagttttatgtttgctatggagcgctattatgcaaactttgctatagcatacaaatatgaatttttttgtttgctatatgtgaaagttgcccttaaaTCAAACTGCatttatagcatttaattttgaattaatactTTGTTATTAAATACAATTCTCCCAAAATATTATAAGTTGTATTTTTGGGCCCTTCTTTACGTTGGTTGTAGCCTTTGGGCCTTATAAGTGGTTGGGCTACAGCTTTAATGGGCTGCAAGCCCAGTACCCTTACATTCCTTTTATCCTTTTTGAAAGTTATTGCTCTACGAGTAGTAGTATGTTGGGAAAATTTCATAAGTAGCGCTATAAGCGCTATTAGTACTTATTTTGGCAAAACGCAGCGTAATATATTGTATCCATGCGTATATAATCTAGTACTAACCGATATACtatatcattttattctttgtacatatatatatgtagccaaatgaaatattattctgttatttttagaaatcgcgataaaataatttgaaaaggAGTCCTAATTCATCGTTTTCTCCAATTTGTTGTTATGTACTTATCATTATGTCTAATCTTGTTTCCATTTAGCTAATTTCTCATCAATTAACGAGATTATGAAATTCAAGGGTGATTATTACATGGAAAATATTTCCATCAATCAAGGTCACAATAAGACTTGCACAAGAAACAATAAATATCATTTGGAAAAATCTTTTTCATCgaaatttgataatattttactttttaaaatattttatcctcttgattttaatatcttttgtctaaaatatatataaaaaaagatcagattattgtaaaataaaaaaatattaaagtttttttaaattttttgatcaaattttctgATTATTTAGCACTTgataaaaatgttatatatttcaAAGCATTTAGCACTTGTACAAATTTTCTGGCCCATGCGTTTGGTAGAAATGTTGCATTTTTACACTAATCttttttacaatatttaatagaataaagttCATAATCAGTTTGATACTATTTGATTCGATACGTTTTAAGCAAacaatttagatatttaaagattatataaaaagtatgataaatttcaattttttacatatccatatgatgaaaatatacatcgtaaaatattagtcaaagttCTTATTGTTTAATTCTGGAAAGGAatttatgacaaataaaagtagacgaaaaaaataatttattaacataaaaaagatCAACGATTTTGCAAATCTGCCCGACTTAATGTCTTTGCCCGTCTACAAgtcaatttttacattttttttcttgtcaaGCACAAAAAAAAGGCTATTGAACTTTGATAATCGCAAATATTTGATTTgtaataaaatgatatatatgagtatttttttttataaaactcgAAATTTCTGATTAAACGGAGAGAATGGTGATTGATTTTAGCTCATCCTTGCCTTGGTTATGTATTGAAAGGACATTATAGTTGGATATTTTTCCATAGTGACAAAAATAGAGAGACAATGACAAAtaagaaagctaaacaaaacAATATCAAGTGTTATATCCTAAGTTGAACCCTATAAAGGAGACCAATTGATTGTGAGTATTCATCTACTTTTTCCCActcataaaaatatgttttccaTTGTATAAATAACACTGACATGATGTTTACTTGATATAAATTTTGTCATTTCATTAGTCAaaccataattattttttttgttaaaataataaaaagtagtgTGCCAATGAATAGaggaaagaaaaacaaaaaggtGTTAAAAATCATTTACAACCACAACAATAGTATAataggattattttttttttaaaaaaagagagtgTATATTaacgttatttttatttttgtcgagtagaaaaattatttttaatagactattgatttaaaatttttaccaACTATTCAAATTATTTCCTTGAATATCTATCATTGTTATCTAGCTTGATCATTAATCTAAATTTATGTTGtgtaaaatttattcaaaaaaaaagtatttttttgttgaaaatttgttCATTTCAAAACTACAGATCTCGAATATCACGAATAGTTACATACATTTGGAAGTTGGTtcatttgttgttttaaatatatgtaCGATAAAGATTTAATTGATACGATTATAACAATTGACATAACACGATACAATCGTCTTTTAGAAATAGTCTATTTTGTTCTATTTATTATAATCGATTGATTAGTTGTCCATTTAATTTTTCCTATAGCAAAGTCAAAATATTCTACGTGTTTGACAATAAATTGTAAAGTTATAAACTTAAATTGAACAAAGAAAcagaaaaaaagagagacaaAATTGAGATAAATAGATATAACCTTTTTAGTCCGTAAGACAAACTTTTGATTCAGCCTAACAAACGTGAAcatattatattgaaatcaaATGATCCCAATTATAAAGTgaacaataaaagtaaaaaaataaaaaaagtgaataGAAATTGTGGTATAGTAGCAagactatattatttttaatcaaaaatttgaatttaaattttgaatatgaaaattatattaataatatcatttttaaataagACATACGGTGtaatatttaatcaaatttttaatataactcaaaatatcgaatggaagaaaaaaaaagtaaattatccTTCCATAATTGAAGAAAACCACACATCAACACACGTGTTGGAGATAATTGGAAGTGAATTATTTGGTTCATATAATCATGTTGCTATATTTGTTTGTATCAAAATCCATGGCACTATCATTATATTTAGAATTCAGAGTTCGGAGtctaaagggtaaaaaattttaataaaaattttaaaatagtatataaaaatttttaaaatcaaaactgTAAAATTGCTCACTAAATAGCGATTTTTTTAACcaagaaattttatataccattttaaaatttttattaacattttttacccttttatgCTCCGAACTCATCATATCTTAATGGAGTAATCATATATGTTTCTCCTTTTTGCAAGAAATTAATTACTTTATCTCCTTCACTTTccttattaaattataattggaGTCTTCTAGTTTTCTTAATCCTTCTAAACAAGTTATTAGTAGTTAATTATATTTGGATGTGTAATTGTTTTGATGGTGAAAGGAGATTGTTGTGGTAATCACTAGAAGGCTCTTGTTTAGGTATATGTTCTTGTAAATctttttttcacaaaataatTGCATAAACAAATTGACTATAGTTGATACCACCTCTATTTTTTGTGTTCTATTTGagttatctcttttttttttttttttgccttttcCAAATGACATTATATCTTTTGATCGTAATAATTAATTCTAtcttaataaaattaacttaaataactgtccactaaaaatataatcgacatatatataatattaatccGTGATTATAAATATTTCTGATCGAGCAATTTAGTAGCTTCTCCCAAGAACAATAAATCAACAAGGAAATTCACCATCGACCAAGTTAGATGCCAAAATTAGATAAAACACACCAAACTAATCTCTTTCCTAGTTTTACTTCATTGGTATAATCTTGTGGAAAAAAGTTCAACTCTACcttatcttataaaaaaaaataaaaatagactagatcaaaatgaaaagaaaatacaacTCACACaacaaaatctaaataaaaataagattcaTAAAACTCTTATAGTAAAAAGAGAGTACCAAAGTTTTACTTCATCATCTTTCACTTCAACAAAACTAGAAAAACATAATCTATACATATATAGTTCACACCCCACCCTCCTCCATATCTTTAGTTTGTTTCCCTCGTACCCTCATAGTACattaaaacaaaccaaaaatacatcataaaaaaaactaacttCTTATGTCTTCATAAGAACTTATGATCACATACTTCAAACTCGAACATAATAGGTACTCAGTGAAATAGTCGAGAGAGCACAAGTTGACCAGGACGCCACAGTTTAAACCCTAAGCAAGTAAAGGCTAAGTTCAGGACCACCATGACCATCAGGATTCATCATGTAGAAAGCCTCAGAATCTTTTGATCCAACAACTCTTTCAAATTTAGCCCTCATATACATCAATTCACCTTCTAACCCAATTCCATCACCATCACTTGGTAAAACTCCAGCACCCATTGAAACAGGCCCAATTGAGTTCAAAATCTTCCATTCATCAGGCCCACATTCTCTTTTCATTGCATAGCCACATTTTCTACCATTACAATATGTCCTCCAATTTGGCTCTTCTAGCAATTTCACCCCTTTTTTACCTGTCCTCTTATCTGATTCTAATGCAATTCTAACCAATCCTGAAGCCATTTCTCTAACTAAATGACTTGTAGGAGTGGCCATTTCTACAAAGAATGCTGGGCCTAACTTTGGATCTTCTTGAAATGCAAAATGAACATGTCCTCTTCTATAACCAAATAAAGTACCAATAACTTTAGTACCAAGCCCTATTTGTGTTCGGCTCTTACCAAAAGTAAGAGCCGAACGAAGCTTAGAAACTGTCGAACGCGACAGTTTCTTGCTTACTGTGGATGCATTCGTCGCTGTACCTGACAGCGAATGCATCCCAAAATACTCTTCCTCGCTACCTCTAAGCGAGGAAGAGTGGAAAGTGTTCAAGTAAACTTCATCATCGTACTCTTCATCTTCaacttttttcttgaaattgaagTACCTTCTTGAAAATGAGAAGGACTCATGTTGGTTCTTAGACATTATTGTTCTCATTTGaagtgaaacaaaaaaaagagaagttgAGGAAGTTAGGAAAATATGAGTGAGTTGTTTTTgactcttttatgtttttttgggGACTAATATTGAGGGTTTTATGGGGTTTGAAAGtggtataaataaataaataattttttttgaatcaatTTGTTGGACT
This DNA window, taken from Solanum lycopersicum chromosome 5, SLM_r2.1, encodes the following:
- the LOC101243889 gene encoding protein MIZU-KUSSEI 1, producing the protein MRTIMSKNQHESFSFSRRYFNFKKKVEDEEYDDEVYLNTFHSSSLRGSEEEYFGMHSLSGTATNASTVSKKLSRSTVSKLRSALTFGKSRTQIGLGTKVIGTLFGYRRGHVHFAFQEDPKLGPAFFVEMATPTSHLVREMASGLVRIALESDKRTGKKGVKLLEEPNWRTYCNGRKCGYAMKRECGPDEWKILNSIGPVSMGAGVLPSDGDGIGLEGELMYMRAKFERVVGSKDSEAFYMMNPDGHGGPELSLYLLRV